In Sporomusaceae bacterium FL31, the genomic stretch ACGGCGATTTTGTTGAATATGGGCAGCCATTATTTGTTGTAAAACCAGACTAATTTTGATGGATGCCGCGTAAAGGGGATAATAAATTGAAGAAAGTATTGGTTGCAAATAGAGGGGAAATTGCTGTTCGTATTATTAGAGCTTGCCGGGAACAAGGCATTGCAACCGTAGCGGTATACTCGGAAGCCGATTCTTGTGCATTGCATGTTCAAATGGCTGACGAGGCTTATTGTATTGGCCCTGCGGCAGCTAAAAATAGTTATTTGAATATGACTAATCTTATTGCTGTTGCTCTAGCTTCTCAAGCTGATGCTATCCACCCTGGATACGGCTTTTTAGCTGAAAATGCGAACTTTGCAGAAATTTGTGCAGCAAATGGCATCATCTTTATTGGGCCACGGCCTGAGGCCATTCGAAGGATGGGGGATAAAGCTGTTGCCAGAAAAACCATGCAGCAAGCTGGTGTACCGGTAGTCCCTGGTACCGAGGGATTGATTAAGGATGTTGAATCAGCGGCTGAAGTAGCCAAGGTCATTGGCTATCCGGTCATTGTTAAGGCTACTGCCGGTGGTGGTGGCAAGGGAATGCGGGTGGCTAATGACGAGCATGAGTTAAGGCAAGCCGTTCGACAAGCTGAAAAAGAGGCCCAATTGGCTTTTGGCAATTCAGGAGTCTATTTAGAAAAATATTTGGAAGAGCCACGCCATATTGAGATTCAGATTATTGCTGATCAATATGGGCAAATCGTTTATTTAGGTGAGCGGGATTGTTCCATTCAACGTCGCCATCAAAAACTGCTGGAAGAAGCACCCTC encodes the following:
- the accC1 gene encoding biotin carboxylase 1 — its product is MPRKGDNKLKKVLVANRGEIAVRIIRACREQGIATVAVYSEADSCALHVQMADEAYCIGPAAAKNSYLNMTNLIAVALASQADAIHPGYGFLAENANFAEICAANGIIFIGPRPEAIRRMGDKAVARKTMQQAGVPVVPGTEGLIKDVESAAEVAKVIGYPVIVKATAGGGGKGMRVANDEHELRQAVRQAEKEAQLAFGNSGVYLEKYLEEPRHIEIQIIADQYGQIVYLGERDCSIQRRHQKLLEEAPSPALNQSLRDHMGKAAIAAAAAVDYHGAGTVEFLLDKHNNFYFMEMNTRIQVEHPVTEMITGIDLIREQLSIASGARLSFAQDNIQINGWAIECRINAENPNKNFMPSPGLINRYLPPGGIGVRIDSAVYTGYEIPPYYDSMVAKIIVWGKNRTEAIQRMKRALDEFIIEGIHTTIPFHQKLLEHEGFLSGNFNTNFLAKFDIMSKNH